One Mycolicibacterium sp. TUM20985 genomic window, AATGACTTCCACGGTGCCGGGCTACTGGGAGCGGCTGTCCGCCAGTTGGCTGCTGGCTCAGACGCACGGTTTGGCGATCGTCGCGCTCGTCCGCGCGGCGCAACGTGACATCGTCGCGCGGGAGCGGTTCGCCTCCAGCGTGGCCGCCGGGATGGCCGGCGCGCGGGCGACCGCGGCGATCCTGGCCGGACTGCCCTTCCTCGGCGTCGCGCTCGGCCAGCTCATCGGTGCACGGCCGCTGCGCTACCTCCTCTCCGGCGGTACCGGCGGCTGGTTGCTAGTGATCGGTGTGACGCTGGCGTGCGCCGGGCTGTGGTGGTCTGATCGCATCACCGACCGGGTGCTCGGATGAGTCTGGCGGCGGTGCTGCTGGCGTTGGCGGTGCTGCTCACCGGCGGTCGGGTGCGGAACTCGAGGCGGGATCCCGCCGCCGCAGGGCCGTCACGGTCGGCGGCCGTTCGGTCGAACGATCCGCTTGCCGTGGCGTCGAGCCTCGACGTGTTCGCCGCGTGTCTGTCGTCCGGCATGGCCGTGCCCGGGGCGGCGCGGGCCACGGCACCGTTCGCCCCACCGTCGCTGGCCGTCGTCCTCCAGCGCGCGGCCGAACTGCTGGCGCTGGGCGCCGACGCGGCCACGGCCTGGTCGACCGCGGGCGCGACCGGTGACGATCACGTCGACGCGCTGTGCAGTCTCGCGCGCCGGTCGGCGGCCTCGGGAACCGCCTTGGCGCAGGCGGTCTCCGAGCTGGCCGATCAGTCTCGACTGGACGCCGCCGATTCCGCGCGGGCGGCCGCCGAGAGGGCATCGGTGCTCATCGCCGGTCCGCTCGGTCTCTGCTACCTGCCGGCGTTCGTATGCCTGGGGATCGTCCCGGTGGTGGTCGGACTGGCCGGCGACGTATTGCAGTCCGGAGTGTGGTGACCGAGGGCGTAGCGCGCGGAGGGACCGCGGGCCGTGGAGGGAAGAAATGAGGAAAAGCGATGTCGAAGAGATCGAAAGATATTCTATTGCAACGGTTTCAAGCGAGGATGATCGTGCTCGCGATGGACGATTCCGGTATGTCCACCGTCGAGTACGCCATCGGGACGATCGCCGCCGCGGCGTTCGGGGCGATCCTGTACACCGTGGTGACCGGCGATTCGATCGTGAGTGCACTGACGAACATCATCACGCGGGCACTGAACACCAACGTCTAGGTCTTGGCGGGGACTCTGGTGGTGTCACCGTCGAGGCGGCGTTCGCGGTCGCCGCACTGGTCGTCGTGCTGGTGCTGTGCATGGGAGGACTCGCGGCGGTGGGGATGCAGGTGCGGTGCGTCGACTCCTCGCGGGAGGCCGCGCGGTTGGCGGCCCGCGGTGACCAGGGCGCCGCCTCGGACGCCGTGCGCAGGGGTGGGCCCGCAGGTGCGGAGTTGGTGCTGCGGCGCGACGGCGGGTTCGTCCTCGCGCGGGTCAGTGCGCGGTCGATCCTATTGCCGGGCCTCACCATCGGGGCCGAGTCGGTGGCGTGGGTGGAACCCGGCCGGTGAGCGCGGATCGGCGAGCGTGGTGGCCGCCGCGATGATGGCGATCGTGATGGCGTTGACCGTCGGTGGAGCGATGGTGGGCTCGGCGGTGATCGCCCGGCATCGCGCGCAGGCGGCGGCGGATCTGGCCGCGCTGTCGGCGGCGGGCCACCTCGCGGCGGGGCAGCAGACGGCGTGCGCGTCGGCCGCGGCGCTCACCACCGCGATGTCGGCGACGCTGGCGTCTTGCACGGTCGAGGATCTCGACGTCGTGGTGACCGCCGAGGTTGCCGTCGGGCTCGGTCGTTGGGGTGTCCATGCGGCGAGGGCAGCCGCCCGCGCCGGGCCCGCCTGACTAGGACCGCGCGGTCTTCTCCGCGCGCGCCTTGGCCCGACGACCCTTGCGCGACGGCACGTTCAGCTCGTCCTCGGTCGGCAGGCGCAGGGACAACATCCCGGCGTAGGTGTCGTCGTCGATCTCGACGCGGTGAGCGGTGACGTGAATCGGCGTCCACCCGCCGTCGTGCGCCCGCAACCGCAGCACGTGGGACGCGACGCCGGAGTCGAAGGCGGTGGCCATCTCCGACAGGTACACGCCGTCGTCGGGATGGACGATCAGTTCGCCGTCGTCGCGGGCGTGCCATTCGTAGAACG contains:
- a CDS encoding DUF4244 domain-containing protein; protein product: MIVLAMDDSGMSTVEYAIGTIAAAAFGAILYTVVTGDSIVSALTNIITRALNTNV
- a CDS encoding TadE family type IV pilus minor pilin; the protein is MGGLAAVGMQVRCVDSSREAARLAARGDQGAASDAVRRGGPAGAELVLRRDGGFVLARVSARSILLPGLTIGAESVAWVEPGR
- a CDS encoding Rv3654c family TadE-like protein — encoded protein: MVAAAMMAIVMALTVGGAMVGSAVIARHRAQAAADLAALSAAGHLAAGQQTACASAAALTTAMSATLASCTVEDLDVVVTAEVAVGLGRWGVHAARAAARAGPA
- a CDS encoding type II secretion system F family protein translates to MSLAAVLLALAVLLTGGRVRNSRRDPAAAGPSRSAAVRSNDPLAVASSLDVFAACLSSGMAVPGAARATAPFAPPSLAVVLQRAAELLALGADAATAWSTAGATGDDHVDALCSLARRSAASGTALAQAVSELADQSRLDAADSARAAAERASVLIAGPLGLCYLPAFVCLGIVPVVVGLAGDVLQSGVW